A portion of the Fulvia fulva chromosome 1, complete sequence genome contains these proteins:
- a CDS encoding Efflux pump ustT: MADAAVGEAGQATSCIASKRDYRTRTMSIHREDEDSERSRLLPAQQVPTRPPLIRRNTLQSPRSIMVLLLVVVMLTSFGNQLRESPETRIFESVICYRYYESADPSKLNAGRNVVGPGAMGGVDEMWCKADAVQDDLAMLDGYQNFLDGFPALLLALPFGWAADRFGRWPFLFVGLIQIAVRAIWVQLVTWRWQAFDIRVTWFQSVFALLGGGDATISAYFFTAIADITPEQDRAAAFLRAGAANMAANLCMPPLSAALMTINPWIPAIMGTVLELLAVALFLVVPETLDYYRPVSSVESAGDGPEEAEQHPDHRPGVANLLKTQLIAIQSAISFLTTDWRVPALVLPFAAHILIANTGRLVLQYVSKRYALTFAKGTLLVTVRNGVTVLLLFIILPWLSKTVMRRYGLCIQKKDLYLARLSQVLLALGWVAVAASPNVVTATIALSIASFGGGAALLVRSFLTTLLPSHHIARVYSVISVIDTLGIMFGAPLLAGLFSEGLALGGGWVGLPFYFIGLLSAFFVAPLFVVGLRKGQGENGSTDEAGQ; this comes from the coding sequence ATGGCGGACGCTGCAGTTGGGGAAGCAGGTCAGGCCACCAGCTGCATAGCCTCCAAGCGGGACTATCGAACTCGCACGATGTCTATACACAGGGAAGATGAAGACTCAGAAAGGTCGCGTCTTTTACCGGCACAGCAGGTCCCAACTCGACCACCTCTCATCAGACGGAACACATTACAATCGCCTCGCTCGATCATGGTGTTACTGCTCGTCGTGGTGATGCTCACATCCTTTGGAAACCAGCTTAGAGAAAGTCCGGAAACACGCATCTTCGAAAGTGTGATTTGCTACCGTTACTACGAATCCGCCGACCCAAGCAAGCTCAACGCAGGACGAAATGTCGTCGGTCCTGGAGCGATGGGAGGCGTGGATGAGATGTGGTGCAAAGCAGATGCGGTACAAGACGATCTCGCGATGCTCGATGGTTATCAAAACTTCCTGGACGGCTTTCCAGCTCTTCTCTTGGCTCTTCCGTTCGGCTGGGCCGCCGATCGATTTGGAAGATGGCCTTTCCTCTTCGTTGGACTCATCCAGATCGCCGTCCGTGCCATCTGGGTTCAGCTGGTGACTTGGCGTTGGCAGGCGTTCGACATACGTGTGACATGGTTCCAGTCCGTGTTTGCGCTTCTCGGCGGTGGTGATGCCACTATATCAGCATACTTCTTCACGGCAATAGCGGACATCACGCCTGAGCAAGATCGAGCTGCGGCCTTCCTTCGAGCCGGAGCTGCGAACATGGCCGCGAATCTATGTATGCCCCCTCTCTCAGCCGCACTCATGACGATCAATCCTTGGATACCAGCCATCATGGGTACGGTGCTAGAGCTTTTGGCAGTGGCTTTGTTCTTGGTGGTCCCCGAGACGTTGGACTACTATCGCCCTGTGTCGTCGGTCGAGTCAGCAGGCGACGGACCTGAAGAGGCGGAACAGCATCCTGACCACAGACCTGGAGTCGCGAATCTTCTCAAAACACAGCTCATAGCAATCCAGTCCGCCATATCGTTCCTTACGACAGACTGGCGCGTTCCTGCCTTGGTCTTACCTTTCGCCGCGCACATTCTGATAGCGAACACTGGTCGCCTAGTGCTCCAATACGTCAGCAAGCGTTATGCCCTTACTTTCGCAAAAGGCACCTTGCTGGTGACAGTTCGTAACGGTGTCACTGTACTTCTGCTGTTTATCATCCTGCCATGGCTGTCAAAGACCGTGATGCGAAGATATGGCCTCTGCATTCAGAAGAAGGATCTGTACCTTGCACGACTATCGCAGGTCTTACTGGCGCTTGGATGGGTCGCTGTCGCTGCGAGTCCGAATGTGGTCACTGCCACTATCGCCCTGTCGATTGCGAGCTTCGGCGGAGGAGCAGCACTGCTCGTGAGAAGCTTTTTGACGACTTTGCTCCCGTCACATCACATCGCGAGGGTGTACAGTGTTATCAGTGTGATTGACACATTGGGCATCATGTTCGGAGCGCCTCTACTCGCGGGCCTTTTCTCAGAAGGACTGGCCCTAGGAGGAGGCTGGGTGGGCCTACCGTTCTACTTCATCGGATTGCTCTCGGCATTCTTTGTTGCGCCGTTGTTTGTGGTAGGTCTAAGGAAGGGCCAGGGAGAAAATGGCAGCACGGATGAAGCCGGTCAGTAG
- a CDS encoding Cytochrome P450 monooxygenase gloP has protein sequence MVQLASQFGLDLLGSVSRADIRNDPEASSRRHLERVLLSHCALTKQWASLVGLALACMIYAALWIASTKRARLPHGLSRSAHCTAFGNCYGIAKANRDPLIVVPKEKMKWFVDRKDGATSHESFLMNTIVPEHSFPQAEACRPVYAMRTTIKYITPRLPKSVGTMWTEIGYQFDRHWPTDWSVYTDVALVESLTHIMDAVMCAALLDQSMSRDEAFIRLSYSFDRGVERKIALWPMQPDIFKPLIGPLFLKAPQRWRYSRLSPFFAKAVGERLQALADGGAEASIADYFITWYIMDARLADNPIDPTPDAVAAHFLALKIGAIAGRHNVLDILRDEATTVYGDAGQKWSKPAIDKLYRLDSAVRESFRCSPFENYGPCRVVVAKEGLHNYEEGWTARPGTVLATNIWEHYRNPALYPEPHRYDPFRYSRERERLLECDGTFPLTERDTLLKQLSLTYVGTDFLAFGAGRHTWWLF, from the exons ATGGTGCAACTCGCAAGTCAGTTCGGACTGGACCTTTTGGGCTCTGTTTCACGTGCGGATATCAGGAACGATCCTGAAGCATCATCTCGAAGGCATCTGGAACGCGTATTGTTGAGCCACTGTGCCCTCACCAAGCAATGGGCTTCCCTCGTAGGCCTTGCACTAGCCTGTATGATCTACGCAGCACTATGGATCGCGAGTACCAAGCGTGCCAGACTCCCGCATGGCCTGTCGAGGTCAGCTCATTGCACGGCCTTCGGCAACTGCTACGGTATAGCAAAGGCAAACCGAGATCCCCTCATAGTTGTTCCCAAGGAGAAAATGAAGTGGTTCGTCGATCGGAAGGACGGCGCAACAAGCCACGAGTCGTTCCTGATGAACACGATTGTCCCCGAGCACAGCTTCCCGCAGGCCGAAGCATGTCGACCTGTCTACGCGATGCGAACAACAATCAAGTACATAACGCCTCGATTGCCCAAATCGGTGGGCACGATGTGGACCGAGATCGGCTATCAATTCGACCGACACTGGCCTACGGACTGGAGTGTCTACACCGACGTAGCATTGGTTGAGTCTCTTACACACATTATGGATGCTGTCATGTGTGCAGCACTCCTAGACCAGTCAATGAGTCGCGACGAAGCTTTCATCCGACTATCGTACTCCTTCGACCGTGGAGTGGAGAGAAAGATAGCATTGTGGCCGATGCAACCCGACATCTTCAAGCCTCTCATCGGACCACTGTTTCTGAAAGCGCCCCAGCGATGGCGATACTCGAGGCTGAGCCCTTTCTTCGCGAAAGCCGTGGGCGAACGTCTGCAAGCACTTGCTGATGGCGGTGCAGAAGCGTCGATTGCCGATTATTTCATCACCTGGTATATCATGGACGCCAGGCTGGCAGACAACCCGATCGATCCTACGCCCGACGCGGTAGCCGCGCATTTCCTTGCCCTCAAGATCGGCGCGATAGCTGGACGAC ACAACGTTTTGGACATCCTGAGGGACGAAGCGACGACCGTGTATGGCGATGCTGGCCAGAAGTGGTCAAAACCAGCAATCGACAAGCTCTATCGGCTGGATTCTGCCGTCCGTGAAAGCTTCCGCTGTTCACCTTTCGAGAACTATGGTCCTTGCCGTGTGGTCGTGGCCAAAGAAGGTCTACACAACTACGAAGAGGGCTGGACTGCTCGGCCAGGCACTGTGCTTGCAACGAACATATGGGAACATTATCGCAATCCAGCACTCTATCCGGAGCCGCATCGCTACGATCCATTCCGATATTCGCGTGAACGAGAGCGGCTTCTTGAGTGTGACGGGACATTTCCTTTGACTGAACGCGACACATTGCTGAAGCAGTTGAGCCTCACGTATGTTGGCACGGACTTCCTCGCTTTCGGTGCCGGCCGTCACACTTGGTGGCTATTTTAA
- a CDS encoding Alpha-L-rhamnosidase, with protein sequence MDSRLQPAITVHLFDEDGTHQTIISGPDWKVRKSATTLANIYASGTHDRHANPLGWDTPAFDDSSWDAAKPVTGPRGELKYQHQPPVVLHEDLEPVAIKTLKPGVVTYDLGQNSSIMTKIAVEGAAGSEVIIRYAETVNNQGYVLMPDPLFKEFETHVYSKFTLAGTGEAEVWEPDFSFTSARYIQVEGVAVEPGQEFPVIRSAVGQHVSTGAKRLGTMTTDKEDVNQLINACYWSFVGNLFSYHTDCPQIEKFGWLEVTHLLAPITQYIRDIESMHSKILEDTLDAQESSWFIPNMAPDTRFMCGPMRNCITWNCAICFIPDILKRYYGSTHMIKQVYPAAVRYIEYMSTWERNGGLIMHGLGDWGRDIAFEANIETAVYIKCLQCLEIMATELKIEADIKRFHEWAEGIHKVYNDNLLVTDDTGHPQAYYTSLDEYPKGDCIVVAQAIALQFDLVPEQNISDVQNSFLEDVSDGRLRSGEIGLRYLFNTLDDLHRPDLVLQVARQEEHLSYMRFLRRGETTLLEFWQDECRSKCHDMLGTTYEWMYAVVLGVKPTEEAYKTWSIRPPYESEFGEVKGDVECPYGLIEVHYERKPDGKINLNLTVPLTTHANLLLPSACGAVSVDRHEKSSWTTEAGLKSIELRPGQYTIVF encoded by the coding sequence ATGGATTCGCGTCTACAACCAGCTATCACTGTGCATCTCTTCGATGAGGATGGCACGCATCAGACGATCATCTCTGGCCCAGATTGGAAAGTGCGAAAGAGTGCTACAACGCTAGCGAACATCTATGCGTCGGGAACCCATGATCGTCATGCCAACCCTCTGGGCTGGGACACACCTGCCTTCGATGACTCGAGCTGGGACGCGGCGAAGCCTGTCACTGGGCCTCGTGGAGAGCTCAAGTATCAACATCAGCCTCCTGTCGTGCTGCACGAGGACTTGGAGCCTGTCGCTATCAAGACGCTGAAGCCCGGTGTAGTCACATATGACCTCGGCCAGAACTCTAGCATCATGACAAAGATCGCTGTGGAAGGGGCGGCGGGCTCAGAAGTCATCATTCGTTACGCTGAGACTGTCAATAACCAGGGCTATGTGCTCATGCCTGATCCGCTGTTCAAAGAGTTTGAGACTCACGTGTATTCCAAATTCACTCTTGCCGGCACAGGAGAGGCTGAGGTCTGGGAGCCTGACTTCAGCTTCACTAGTGCTCGCTACATTCAAGTGGAAGGCGTTGCGGTTGAGCCTGGCCAAGAATTCCCAGTCATACGCTCGGCCGTGGGACAGCACGTTTCGACAGGCGCAAAGCGACTCGGTACTATGACCACTGACAAGGAAGATGTGAACCAGCTCATCAATGCTTGTTATTGGAGCTTCGTCGGCAATCTCTTCAGCTACCATACTGACTGCCCACAAATCGAGAAGTTCGGCTGGCTTGAGGTCACGCATCTGCTCGCTCCAATAACGCAATACATTCGAGACATCGAATCAATGCACTCAAAAATCCTGGAAGATACCCTCGATGCGCAGGAATCATCTTGGTTCATCCCTAACATGGCTCCTGATACACGCTTCATGTGTGGACCGATGCGCAATTGCATAACATGGAATTGTGCCATCTGTTTCATCCCGGACATTCTGAAGCGCTACTATGGCTCGACGCATATGATCAAGCAAGTCTACCCTGCTGCTGTGCGGTACATTGAATACATGTCGACATGGGAGCGCAACGGAGGCTTGATCATGCACGGTCTGGGTGACTGGGGCAGAGACATTGCCTTTGAAGCCAACATAGAGACCGCCGTCTACATCAAATGCCTCCAGTGTCTCGAGATTATGGCCACTGAACTCAAGATCGAAGCTGATATCAAGCGTTTCCACGAGTGGGCCGAGGGAATACACAAAGTCTATAACGACAACCTTCTTGTTACCGACGACACCGGTCACCCACAAGCCTACTATACGTCCCTTGACGAATACCCCAAAGGTGACTGTATCGTCGTCGCCCAAGCAATCGCGCTTCAATTCGATCTCGTTCCGGAACAAAACATCTCAGACGTTCAAAACTCGTTCCTTGAGGACGTCTCCGATGGTCGACTACGCTCAGGCGAAATTGGCCTCCGCTACCTCTTCAACACCCTTGATGACCTACATCGGCCCGATCTCGTGCTTCAGGTGGCTCGTCAAGAGGAACATCTTTCGTATATGCGATTTCTACGAAGAGGTGAAACGACTCTTCTCGAATTCTGGCAAGATGAATGTCGATCAAAGTGTCATGACATGCTGGGCACTACATACGAGTGGATGTACGCGGTAGTGCTGGGTGTAAAGCCGACTGAAGAGGCGTATAAGACCTGGTCGATAAGGCCGCCCTATGAGTCTGAGTTTGGGGAAGTGAAGGGCGACGTGGAGTGTCCATATGGGCTGATTGAGGTGCATTATGAACGGAAACCCGATGGGAAGATTAACCTGAATCTTACAGTGCCTCTGACTACACACGCGAATCTATTGCTGCCCTCTGCTTGTGGAGCTGTCAGTGTTGACCGACACGAGAAGTCCTCATGGACCACAGAGGCTGGTTTGAAGTCGATTGAGCTGCGACCCGGGCAGTACACCATTGTCTTCTGA
- a CDS encoding Ribosome biogenesis protein ERB1, producing the protein MAQKAGQKRKVVEVPRPGSDSEDEGLGDVQLNGGFEAEESSQDDSEEEFDEDEEDEEDEDEEDEEDEEALEELDSDEIPSSEDEEDVRQQLRKLKTNGRPSTPPEKLMGSDTGRDISTISPDTRSKPLQHNEQPPNYRIEKDANGNERYVYGEIEPNYDSDDSDAPATSNTIGNIPLSYYDAYPHIGYDINGRRIARPAKGQALDSLLDSIDVPEGWTGLTDPTTGKPLVLNAEELETLKKLTRNEQPGDGYDPYPEYVEWFTGKHREEIMPLSAAPEPKRRFVPSMHEHKRVMKMVKAIKEGRIKPFREPTDEEREREEAAQEYANYDIWSNEVGRPDHIMNVPAPKLPPPGYEESYHPPPEYLPDRHEQKEWDEQDPEDRAKDFLPRDHAALRKVPGWDNFVSERMNRCLDLYLAPRVRRSKLNIDPESLLPKLPDPSELKPFPTFNDTTYLGHDGRVRCTAVDPAGRFIASGSDDGTVRLWSFGTGRQEGRIKLSSSDAVNVVAWRPIRNARPGNGPSEACVIAACCGDIVYFIIPPATEISGEVINASQEILDAGFGYAATNGSSGPTNVNKPSSATWSRPPTSMQDKGVFLTLTLRHSPKTLVWHRRGEYFATVCPEATSERSKAVAIHTLSKHMTQHPFRKLKGFAQTATFHPSRPLFFVATRQRIRIYDLQQQKLEKELQPGARYISSISLHPLGNNLLVSSYDKRLLWHDLDLGSTPYKTLRYHSKAIRQVKFHPTLPLFADASDDGTVQIFHGKVVGDSMENATVVPLKVLRGHKIKNDIGVMDLEWHPTEAWLVTSGADGTVRLWT; encoded by the coding sequence ATGGCGCAAAAGGCCGGCCAGAAGAGGAAAGTGGTCGAAGTGCCGCGGCCCGGGAGCGACAGTGAGGATGAAGGTCTGGGTGATGTGCAGCTGAATGGCGGCTTCGAGGCAGAAGAGAGCTCTCAAGATGATAGCGAAGAGGAGTTTGACGAGGACGAGGAGGACGAGGAGGACGAGGACGAGGAGGACGAGGAGGACGAGGAAGCATTAGAGGAACTCGACAGCGACGAGATTCCGTCGTCAGAGGACGAAGAGGATGTGCGACAGCAACTGCGGAAGCTCAAAACGAATGGCAGACCTTCGACACCGCCGGAAAAGCTCATGGGCAGCGACACTGGCAGAGACATCAGCACGATATCGCCAGACACGAGATCAAAGCCTCTGCAACACAACGAGCAGCCGCCGAACTATCGGATCGAGAAGGACGCGAACGGCAACGAGCGCTATGTCTACGGAGAGATCGAGCCAAACTACGACTCCGATGATTCCGACGCGCCTGCCACCAGCAACACGATCGGCAACATCCCGCTGTCATACTACGATGCATACCCGCACATAGGCTACGACATCAACGGCCGGAGGATTGCGCGACCGGCGAAGGGCCAAGCACTAGACTCGCTACTGGACAGCATCGACGTGCCGGAAGGCTGGACGGGCCTGACGGATCCCACTACGGGCAAGCCGCTGGTCCTGAACGCGGAAGAGCTGGAGACATTGAAGAAGCTCACCCGCAATGAGCAGCCGGGCGATGGCTACGATCCATACCCGGAGTATGTGGAGTGGTTCACAGGGAAGCACCGGGAGGAAATCATGCCTCTATCTGCAGCCCCGGAACCAAAGCGACGCTTCGTGCCTTCCATGCACGAGCACAAGCGTGTCATGAAGATGGTCAAGGCGATCAAGGAAGGCAGGATCAAGCCATTCAGAGAACCGACAGACGAAGAGCGGGAGAGGGAAGAGGCTGCACAGGAGTATGCCAACTACGACATCTGGTCGAACGAGGTCGGAAGGCCCGACCACATCATGAACGTGCCTGCGCCCAAACTTCCACCTCCCGGATACGAAGAGAGCTATCACCCACCTCCAGAGTATCTGCCTGACAGGCACGAACAGAAAGAGTGGGACGAGCAAGATCCCGAGGATCGCGCCAAGGACTTCTTGCCACGCGACCATGCTGCGCTGCGCAAGGTGCCGGGTTGGGACAATTTCGTGTCAGAGCGCATGAACCGATGTCTGGACCTCTACCTGGCTCCGCGCGTACGACGAAGCAAGCTCAACATCGATCCCGAGTCCTTACTACCCAAGCTGCCGGACCCTTCAGAGTTGAAGCCGTTTCCGACCTTCAACGATACGACATACCTTGGGCATGATGGACGCGTACGATGCACCGCCGTCGATCCTGCGGGTCGTTTCATTGCTTCTGGAAGCGACGACGGTACTGTTCGACTTTGGAGCTTTGGCACTGGACGACAAGAAGGCCGGATcaaactctcttcttctgATGCTGTCAATGTCGTGGCATGGAGGCCGATCCGCAACGCAAGACCTGGCAACGGTCCATCAGAAGCGTGTGTGATAGCAGCTTGCTGTGGCGATATCGTCTACTTCATCATTCCACCAGCGACAGAGATCAGCGGAGAGGTAATCAATGCAAGTCAGGAGATTCTCGACGCAGGCTTCGGATATGCTGCAACTAACGGGTCATCGGGGCCTACCAATGTCAATAAGCCTTCGTCAGCCACATGGTCACGACCACCGACCTCAATGCAGGATAAAGGCGTCTTCCTCACGCTCACGCTCCGTCACAGCCCGAAGACTTTGGTCTGGCACAGAAGAGGAGAATACTTCGCCACAGTCTGTCCAGAAGCGACATCAGAACGCTCCAAAGCTGTCGCCATCCACACTCTCAGTAAGCACATGACACAACACCCCTTCCGAAAGCTCAAGGGCTTCGCTCAGACAGCAACCTTCCATCCAAGCAGACCCCTCTTCTTCGTCGCCACGCGACAACGCATCAGAATCTACGACCTCCAGCAACAGAAGCTCGAAAAAGAACTCCAGCCAGGAGCGCGCTACATCTCCAGCATTAGCTTACATCCCCTGGGCAACAATCTCCTCGTCTCCTCCTACGACAAGAGATTGTTGTGGCACGATCTTGATCTTGGCAGCACGCCATACAAAACACTTCGATACCATTCGAAAGCGATTCGACAAGTCAAGTTCCACCCCACGCTACCTCTCTTCGCGGATGCATCTGATGATGGTACGGTGCAAATCTTCCACGGGAAGGTTGTGGGAGACAGTATGGAGAATGCTACCGTTGTGCCGTTGAAGGTATTGAGGGGCCACAAGATCAAGAACGACATTGGAGTGATGGACTTGGAGTGGCATCCTACCGAGGCGTGGCTTGTTACGAGTGGTGCTGATGGAACGGTCAGGTTGTGGACGTAG
- a CDS encoding Guanine nucleotide exchange factor subunit RIC1, which produces MYWPIGAPDVFSLQKQAIPHASLTCSHDGLEGEGDVEAGHSAGSQRGASGNGRQDQDKARGAAALADGEILDAKISRGGSVFITITRSSLVIWQTKPTVALAGVVRSGPSIKSYGPNVALLLRPDALIIVVQTALGYLITYSLATDPAARVYQTVLPDSTKHQRRTSTDGYTNFRRASAAPSGLGPAENDGMREVNVRFRMVMRIDAGISRALALEDELIVATQKPAALQCIRWVAENGVSQTSTELVSRMQWVGKKVIVIEMLHDRPMNLATWITSDGRAYAVQRRKSRSSEIDDPKSLFQGFCFREPETDDVAATKTAINARFSLIAVGCTNGSIDIYTVKDYTGNIPLSHKVRLPVGLATTGPLTSLAYSPDGYCLFAAYEHGWALWTVYGKPCANTFGADRPQTESNDEKWLLGIRNAFWVGGGSELALLPIGDNRLWLIDIARNAVTGCFSSANVSRGLLQSSDSVMLYKGHEVADTTSLPLESSLWQSVQIPNHYLMSQWPIKLAVLSPDGKYVAVAGRRGLAHYSVASGRWRTFEDPQAEQEFAVRGGMCWYQHILIAAVEVGNRHELRVYSRDKALEYPQVQHVEALSAPAISTTVSGADSLLVYTYENTLLHYVIVIGSSSARLVQVGQIGFHGIIRAPPRVRAISWILPEDQLEHGDPSQDVATASVLFLVDGKLVLLQPSTNELGELKYDMRVIAHNVEYYMLLRDSPTATAALKGSQATSVTPPIDGLSLNGHLGHSLRDSLWYFDGTGFHVWSDVQDVLACAPNELGRDLPSAVTIPLDFSPVSALVGSGTVAGIESDLVQRRDVNFSFFRHAPRSQLFLPQLLRYHLTEFNSPAALHLSSSYQHLPYFSHALEVLLHDVLDMEVDNRPSPPETALLPTVLSFLSSFDSYLDVVVNCTRKTELRSWETLFSYLPPVIELFEQALGQGRLNTAAGYLLVLHAFEQDSFQIHEFAQLLRRAANEQDWDLCKELARFLVGIDASGHTLQSALTEAGLMDRQNGPFASVNGALEGSKTSFTLTSQKASDVAATSGRVDMSHTNGSSSHAMPDYFSIGGRNSIAVNLEAEATTPES; this is translated from the coding sequence ATGTACTGGCCTATTGGAGCGCCAGACGTCTTCTCCCTACAGAAACAGGCCATACCTCACGCGAGCCTCACATGTTCACACGATGGCCTCGAGGGCGAGGGGGATGTCGAAGCAGGACACAGTGCTGGCAGCCAGCGCGGGGCATCTGGAAATGGCAGGCAGGACCAAGATAAGGCACGAGGGGCAGCAGCACTGGCAGACGGCGAGATACTGGATGCGAAGATATCGCGTGGAGGGAGCGTCTTCATCACCATCACACGATCGTCGCTGGTGATATGGCAGACCAAGCCTACTGTAGCCTTGGCTGGCGTGGTACGATCTGGCCCATCGATCAAGTCGTACGGACCGAACGTGGCGCTTCTCCTTCGCCCCGACGCCCTGATCATTGTGGTCCAGACAGCACTCGGCTACTTGATTACCTACTCGCTCGCCACCGACCCTGCTGCCCGTGTGTACCAGACCGTACTTCCGGACTCCACGAAACACCAGCGACGCACGAGCACAGATGGCTATACCAACTTCCGAAGAGCGAGTGCAGCACCCTCTGGCCTGGGCCCTGCCGAGAATGACGGCATGCGGGAAGTGAATGTCCGCTTCCGCATGGTGATGCGCATCGACGCAGGCATCAGTCGAGCGCTTGCATTAGAAGACGAGCTCATTGTGGCCACACAAAAGCCAGCGGCGTTGCAATGCATCAGGTGGGTCGCCGAGAACGGTGTCTCGCAAACAAGCACCGAACTTGTGAGTCGGATGCAGTGGGTTGGCAAGAAAGTGATCGTCATCGAAATGCTGCACGATAGGCCCATGAATCTGGCTACGTGGATCACCAGTGACGGACGAGCTTACGCTGTACAGCGTCGAAAAAGCAGATCATCTGAAATCGACGACCCAAAAAGCCTCTTTCAGGGATTCTGCTTTCGAGAGCCTGAGACGGACGATGTTGCGGCCACCAAAACCGCAATCAATGCTCGCTTCTCACTAATAGCTGTGGGGTGCACGAATGGCAGCATAGACATATACACTGTCAAAGACTATACTGGCAACATACCGCTCTCACACAAGGTTCGTCTGCCGGTGGGTCTTGCGACGACTGGCCCTCTCACGAGTCTGGCGTATTCTCCCGATGGCTACTGTCTGTTCGCCGCCTATGAGCATGGCTGGGCTCTATGGACTGTGTATGGCAAGCCCTGCGCGAACACCTTCGGAGCCGATCGTCCGCAGACAGAGAGCAACGACGAAAAGTGGCTTCTTGGCATCAGGAATGCATTCTGGGTTGGCGGTGGCTCGGAATTGGCACTCTTGCCCATTGGAGACAACAGACTGTGGCTAATTGACATCGCGCGCAATGCCGTCACAGGGTGCTTCTCATCTGCGAACGTCTCGCGGGGCTTGCTGCAATCCAGCGACAGCGTCATGCTCTACAAGGGTCATGAAGTAGCCGATACAACGTCCTTGCCCTTAGAGTCCTCACTGTGGCAGAGTGTACAGATTCCCAACCATTATCTTATGAGCCAATGGCCAATCAAGTTAGCCGTCTTGTCACCCGATGGCAAATATGTCGCAGTGGCTGGCAGAAGAGGTCTCGCTCATTATAGTGTCGCAAGCGGACGCTGGAGAACATTTGAAGATCCACAAGCCGAGCAAGAATTCGCTGTACGAGGCGGCATGTGCTGGTACCAGCACATATTAATCGCCGCTGTGGAAGTAGGCAACCGTCACGAACTCCGCGTCTACTCTCGCGATAAAGCTTTGGAGTACCCTCAGGTCCAGCACGTAGAGGCCCTTTCTGCACCAGCAATCTCAACTACGGTATCAGGAGCTGACTCTTTACTGGTATACACATACGAGAACACGTTGCTGCACTACGTGATCGTGATAGGAAGCTCGTCCGCAAGGCTGGTTCAGGTCGGTCAGATTGGCTTTCATGGAATCATCAGAGCTCCTCCACGAGTCCGTGCTATCAGTTGGATCCTGCCTGAAGATCAGCTTGAGCACGGTGACCCTTCTCAAGATGTCGCCACAGCTTCGGTGCTTTTCCTGGTTGACGGCAAGCTGGTCCTGCTCCAACCGTCGACCAACGAGCTCGGGGAGCTGAAGTATGACATGCGGGTCATAGCTCACAATGTGGAATACTACATGCTACTGCGCGATTCGCCAACTGCTACAGCTGCGCTGAAAGGATCTCAAGCGACAAGTGTCACACCTCCCATCGATGGTCTGTCACTCAATGGTCATCTCGGACACAGCCTACGTGACTCCCTGTGGTACTTTGACGGGACTGGCTTTCATGTCTGGTCCGATGTGCAAGATGTGTTGGCTTGTGCCCCAAACGAGTTGGGGCGAGATCTACCATCTGCTGTCACTATACCGCTTGATTTCTCTCCAGTATCTGCTCTGGTCGGCAGTGGCACTGTCGCCGGCATCGAGTCCGACCTCGTGCAGAGGCGGGATGTCAACTTCAGCTTTTTCCGCCACGCGCCCAGATCGCAGCTCTTTCTGCCTCAGCTACTTCGCTATCACCTGACGGAGTTCAACTCTCCGGCGGCCTTGCATTTGTCAAGCTCGTATCAACACCTTCCATACTTCTCACATGCGCTTGAGGTACTGCTGCACGATGTCTTAGATATGGAGGTCGACAATCGGCCATCGCCGCCAGAGACTGCACTACTACCGACAGTACTGTCGTTCCTCTCTTCCTTCGACTCATACCTGGATGTCGTAGTCAATTGCACTCGCAAAACGGAGCTCCGCAGCTGGGAGACGCTGTTCTCATACCTGCCACCTGTCATAGAGCTCTTCGAACAGGCCCTAGGCCAAGGCAGGCTCAATACTGCGGCAGGCTATCTGCTTGTTCTTCACGCCTTCGAGCAGGATTCGTTTCAAATCCACGAATTTGCTCAGCTACTGCGACGTGCAGCCAATGAACAAGACTGGGATCTTTGCAAGGAATTGGCGCGTTTCCTCGTAGGCATCGATGCTTCAGGTCACACTTTGCAGTCGGCATTGACCGAAGCCGGACTGATGGACAGACAGAATGGACCGTTTGCCAGTGTCAACGGTGCGCTCGAAGGCAGCAAAACGAGCTTCACGCTCACTTCTCAGAAAGCCAGCGACGTTGCTGCTACCAGCGGTCGAGTCGACATGTCCCATACCAATGGATCTTCGTCGCATGCTATGCCTGACTACTTCTCTATCGGTGGTAGGAACAGTATAGCTGTGAATCTCGAAGCAGAAGCTACAACGCCGGAGTCATGA